A region from the Chelonoidis abingdonii isolate Lonesome George chromosome 10, CheloAbing_2.0, whole genome shotgun sequence genome encodes:
- the MSTN gene encoding growth/differentiation factor 8, whose protein sequence is MQKLQICVYIYLFMLIILDPVALNDSTQPKENGEKDEICIACTWRQNTKSSRIEAIKIQILSKLRLEQAPNISRDTIKQLLPKAPPLQELIDQYDVQRDDSSDGSLEDDDYHATTETIITMPTESDFHVQMEGNPKCCFFKFSSKIQYNKVVKAQLWIYLRQVQKPTTVFVQILRLIRPMKDGTRYTGIRSLKLDMNPGTGIWQSIDVKTVLQNWLKQPESNLGIEIKAFDENGRDLAVTFPRPGEDGLNPFLEVRVTDTPKRSRRDFGLDCDEHSTESRCCRYPLTVDFEAFGWDWIIAPKRYKANYCSGECEFVFLQKYPHTHLVHQANPRGSAGPCCTPTKMSPINMLYFNGKEQIIYGKIPAMVVDRCGCS, encoded by the exons ATGCAAAAGCTACAAATCTGTGTTTATATTTACCTGTTCATGCTGATTATACTTGATCCAGTGGCTCTTAATGACAGCACTCAGCCAAAAGAGAATGGAGAAAAAGATGAAATATGCATTGCATGTACATGGAGGCAAAATACGAAATCTTCCAGAATAGAAGCCATAAAAATTCAAATCCTCAGCAAACTTCGTCTGGAACAAGCTCCTAATATTAGCAGGGATActataaaacagcttttaccCAAAGCTCCTCCATTGCAAGAACTGATTGATCAGTATGACGTCCAGAGAGATGACAGCAGTGATGGTTCTTTGGAAGATGATGATTATCATGCTACAACTGAGACTATTATTACAATGCCTACAGAGT CTGATTTTCATGTGCAAATGGAGGGGAATCCAAAATGTTGCTTCTTTAAGTTTAGCTCTAAAATACAATATAACAAAGTAGTAAAGGCCCAGTTGTGGATTTACTTGAGGCAAGTCCAGAAACCTACAACAGTATTCGTGCAGATCCTGAGACTCATCAGACCCATGAAAGACGGTACAAGATATACTGGAATTCGATCTTTGAAACTTGACATGAACCCAGGCACTGGTATTTGGCAGAGTATTGATGTAAAGACTGTGTTACAAAATTGGCTCAAACAACCCGAATCCAACTTAGGCATTGAAATCAAAGCTTTTGATGAGAATGGACGAGATCTTGCTGTAACTTTCCCAAGACCAGGTGAAGATGGACTG AATCCATTTTTAGAGGTCAGGGTTACAGACACACCAAAAAGATCCCGTAGGGATTTTGGCCTTGACTGTGATGAACACTCAACAGAATCCCGATGCTGTCGCTACCCACTGACTGTGGATTTTGAAGCTTTTGGATGGGACTGGATTATTGCACCCAAGAGATACAAAGCCAATTACTGCTCTGGAGAATGTGAATTtgtatttttacaaaaatatccGCACACTCATCTTGTCCACCAAGCAAACCCTAGAGGTTCAGCAGGCCCCTGCTGCACACCTACCAAGATGTCCCCAATAAACATGCTGTATTTCAATGGAAAAGAACAAATAATATATGGAAAGATACCAGCCATGGTAGTAGATCGTTGTGGGTGTTCATGA